Genomic window (Rosa chinensis cultivar Old Blush chromosome 6, RchiOBHm-V2, whole genome shotgun sequence):
TGGCCAGTCTATACTTGATTTGATAATGCAAACCATAAAAGAAGAAGTATGCAGCAGCAAGATGGTCTAACTTGGTTATTTTATCACATGGTGTCtgattttgttcttcttctcttctagtGGTGGAGGATTGTTATTATATAATTTGACCTTTTCATTGTGGGTTTTTCTTGGAGTCATGTTTTAGGTTATAATGGGATCTGCTTAGGGCTATGGACTATCTCTGCTAATTTGGTCGTGTGTCCTTATTTATGTGTTCTTTCAGTGCTTGTCTTGATGAGGTGCTTGGGTTGTTTCCCTgggttatatatatagagcacAAGCTGTACTTTTCTAATTGAGCAAGAACTGAGTCTCTTTGATATGATTACGTGAATTGTATGTTATTCTCAATTCGATAGGTGAGCAAAATAGTTTGTTTGTTGAGTTAGTTCTCATTTAGAGGTCACTCTCACCAATGAAGAACGTGTCATATTCATAGATGTCTATCTTCTTGCATCTGGACTGAAATTTAAAAGGTTTGATTTGATCACAGATGCAAACCATAAAAGAAGAACCACTCTTTCGATGCCATGTAACCTAAATTTTAACATTTTACAATTTGTTTTGTTACTTTGCTTTGACATGTTCTCTGAATGTTTTCATGTGTTGATTATCAATTCCTATACATGTAGATGGATTCTGCTCAAGTCCCCCGTGTTGCAATAGATTTAGGAGAGGATATTTAGTGTAAAGTCTGCTTTTTGCAGCTTTTTTACTTCTTATTTCCATAACAACTTTTCTTGGAGATTCATCTGGAAGCTCTGTTTGCCTCCCACGCTGAACACCTTTCTCTAGGTCATGAGTCATGTGAAACTACTTGCCAGAGTTCAGAGATCTCTGAGTCATTTTACTAATGATTCTTGTCCAGATTGTCCTTAAGGAAGAGAGACTCTCTCACTTGTTCAAAGACTGCACTGCCATTCAATGTATCTGGAACTCCTTCACTATACCTGGTTATGTCAGGATAACTTTCAACATGGACTGGGGAGGATGGCTCATGGCTCATCTGCATTGCTCAGCAAACTGTGAACTTGGCTTCCATTGGAATACTCTGAAGACGCTGGTTTATCACATGTTTTTGATTCTGGCCAACTCCCTTCTAATTCATTCATCTCTAATGCTGCTAATGAATGGTTCAATGCTCAGGCCATATGGTGAGTTACCTAGAACCTATTATGCTTAACCGGAAAAGACCTCCTCCCAGTGAGTATAACTAGATGTGGATGGTACAACTTCCATCTCTATCTGTGGTTACTATAATTAGTATAATCTGCCATCTTCTTGGGGTATTGATCTAAGTTAAAATACTTTTTGTATGTATATCTTTGTCTGCATTGTGCTTACTTAATTCTTAACCTAGGCGTTGTCTGAAATACAGCATCTACAATAAATTGATTTTGCTAATGCAACTGTATTACATTCTTTTGCAGGGCATGCATGGCAACTATGGTATTTTGTATTATAGATTAGTGCAACAGGGTCTTGGCGAGGAGACTCCTAATTGCGAGCAGCAGTAATAATCGTATATGATGTATGGTGGAATTCAGGCGATGTTGTATCACCCTCTTAATTTAGACCTTCTGGCCCTTGTTCTAGTGCTTCTGCTGGTAAATGTTCCCCCTCTTTTTTTTGTCTGGACCTGCTTCATGTTGTTAGTGAAACATACAAATGGACAGCAGAGTAGAAATTTACATTTCAGTGTTGATGATCACAGTGGAATGTTATAAATATATCTTCATTGACCCTTTTCTCTCCTTTTCCATAGTTTTTTGCATCTATATGCAGTTGAATTGGAGAAGCAGGTTGAATTGTTTGACTGGGGTTATTTTGTAATCTATTCATTTTATTTGATCAATAAACCTAGCAGAAGCTACCTGGAATGCAGtgaatttcttttgttatttctATATCTTGTGCAACTGAGGGTGTTATATGGAATTACAAAAAGGATTCGTTCATAACTGAACTTACACACAACTATGAAACTGATTCACTGACAATATGGATATGCCTATTTGTGCATATAAAAATGTTACGTGAATCACTTTTTTGGATACCATAACTGAACTTACATACGCAAAAATGAAATTTATTCACTGGCAATGTGGATATGTACATACGTAATGTTGCCTCTCTTCAGTTTTATTCATGCTTAAAACACTAAGAATGCATGCTTATTTGAATTCAACTTATTTCCGAAAGCTAAGGTTTAACAAACTCGTTGATTCAGGAAACATAGATAATGACTAATCGAGTCCTACAAGTTTTCCTCAGCTCAAGAACTTAGTGTCGAGCACACATATTTTGCCTAAAGAGTCGCAAATAGTTCTTGAACATTGGAAGGCCATGTGACATTGGGATTTCCACTCCACATTAGCTTGGAAAATTGTTGGTTAGTTCTTTCTGTAGAAAGACCGCCATCGAAGAACACATAGTCAATATGATTGCCACATAGTTCATACTCTTTCGATTTCTGGCCCCTTACCTCCACAGTTAACGGCTCTGTATGGACCACTTCCACAACATACCTTCTTCCGTTCCTTGAAACCTTCAAAGGTTTAAGTCACAGAAAGAACATTAATATATAAAACAGCTTAGTTTAGTCTAGCTTAGTTTAGTCTGGAACAAAACAATAGATGATCCAAATGTTGCCTATGCTCTTCAATCGCAATGCGATTGTAATCGTCTGATCCATTAATAAAATTTCAtctttacttcaaaaaaaaaaaatagaagaaaatagaaatagagCTTGCAACTACAAAAGTACAAAATCGAGACAAAAATAGGGGTTGGGAAAACCGAACCAcactaggaaaaaaaaaacaaaaaaaaccaaactgTCGCAAAATCCCAAAAGTTGACAAAATTTGATCCATTTAGATGTTAAAAACCAAAAGCTAACGAGGGTTGGCAGAGATGGCAAGGCACTGGCTTGAATGGAACTCCCACTCAAGGTCGACTTCCAACATTCACAAGTCCCTTATGGTAGGTTGCTCAATACCGGGGTCCTGCAGGACTCATGTGACGATAGTGAAAGTGTCAGCTTCCTGAGAGTATGGGTCATCACGAGGCCCGACTGTCAAATGCTTGCAGGCTTTCAAGGTGGAAAATCTTGGGCCTACGGAGTCTAATTGCTCTCAGTGATAGGCGCTGGAACCAGATGTTATTTGGGTTATAATGTTCTTAGACTGGTGGGCTGCCTCCCCGTGGCAAATACCCTTTttgcaaaataaataaacaaccGAAAAGAACATAGAGAACTTATATTTAGCTTAAGTTCTGCTGAGTCGCAATTGATTCTTATTCCACCGAACTTAAGACATTGGGAAGACACTAGCCTATCCACCCATAAAAAGCTAGCATACCACCCACGCTACATGCTGTAAGAGTACTCTCTATGACCGCAAGCA
Coding sequences:
- the LOC112169600 gene encoding uncharacterized protein LOC112169600, which translates into the protein MRIHSLTHASPLSQKSKSVSNDKEANNNLVSCVSEIVLKEERLSHLFKDCTAIQCIWNSFTIPGYVRITFNMDWGGWLMAHLHCSANCELGFHWNTLKTLVYHMFLILANSLLIHSSLMLLMNGSMLRPYGHAWQLWYFVL